A segment of the Panacibacter ginsenosidivorans genome:
TGAAGATCAATTCAGAATATCCTGAATTAAGACCAACTGTTTCTGCCGATGGCAACCTGTTATTTTTCATTCGTGAAAATAATCCTGCCAACAATAGCTATAATGAAGTTCCCAACTCACAGGATATCTGGTTTTCTGAAAGAGATAGTTTTGGTATTTGGAGCAAGGCTGTGCACCTAGGCTATCCATTAAATACAACGGCGTATAATGCTGTGTATTGGGTATCTCCCGACAATAACCGTCTGCTGTTGCGCAATGCCTTTAGAGATGGCGCTTATCTTGGTCGTGGTGTAAGTATGACGCACCTGCAAAAAGACGGATATTGGAGTCCACCCAATATGCTCATGATCAGGAACTATGAAAAATATGATCGTGGACGCCAGGCAGGTGCTACCATGGCACATGACGGGCAAACTTTATTGCTGTATATGTCAACGCAACCGGGAAGCGCTTTGAATGATATTTTTGTTTGCTTCTTAAATGCAGATGGCACATGGACAGAACCAAAAAGCCTGGGCAAACAAATAAATCTTCCCAATTATAATGAACTGGCACCTTACCTCGCTGCAGATGGCGTAACTCTTTATTTCAGCAGCGACAGGCCCGGCGGACTTGGCGACAATGATATATGGATGACCAAAAGGCTTGATAAAAGCTGGACAAAATGGAGCGAACCGGTAAATCTCGGCAGCCCTATCAATACAGAAGACTGGGATGCATTTTTTACATTGGATGCAGGTGGAGAATACGCATACCTAACTACTACTTTAGGAGCCTATGGCGAAAGTGATATTGTGCGTGTAAAATTAATGGAGAAAGAAAGACCCAAACCGGTAGCATTAGTAACCGGACGTTTTTACAATGCAAAAACCAAACAACCTATCATGGCTTCATTGGTATACGAAACATTGGATAGTACAGGTACAAATACTAAAGTGATAACAAGTGATGAGGACGGCAGTTATAAAATTGTGCTGCCATCTGATAAGAGTTACAGCATCAGGGCGACAGCAGATCATTTTTTTGCGATCTCTGAAAATTTAAATTTAGATTCTTTATCACAAACAGGATATAAAGAAATTAATAAAGACATATACCTTGCACCAATTGAGATAGGTCAGGTTGTGCGCCTGAATAATGTATTCTTTGATTTCGATAAATACAACCTGCGGCCTGAATCTTATACAGAGCTTGACAGGGTTGTAAAACTGCTTACAGAAAACCCTGCTATTGAAATTGAATTAAGTGCCCACACTGATAGCAAAGGGTCTGATGATTACAATATAACTTTAAGTACCAACAGGGCTAAATCTGTTACCGATTATATTATTTCAAAAGGCATAGCCGCATCAAGGATCACTTCACAAGGTTATGGAGAAACAAGACCTGTGGCTACTAATGAAACAGATGAGGGAAGGCAATTGAACAGAAGAGTTGAATTTAAGATTGTGAAAGACTAGATATTGGCTTCGAATAAAAAATCTTGCAAAAATTTGGAGCCGGGCAACTTTTTTTCATAGCTTCTTTGTTGCATCGCACTCTTGTACATTCTGTTCTTTATGCAGCAGGAATTACACGGCTGCGGGAGTACAACGCAGCAGTACTATGATTGCTGAATGATACGCGTCACATAAATATTCAATAACATTATAAGCTCTGATGTTTTCTCAAAGAAATACGTAATAAAAGTTGATCTCTACGCAACTAAAAATCCGATATCCACTTTTTAAAATAAGGTGCAGTTTCCTGGCTTATAATAACCTGGTGCTCTATCCCGGGCAGTAGGAATTCAATTACAAGCTTTACTTTTTCAAAGGCCTTATAAGATTTTACGAAATTAATATTGAGGATATATTTCCTGTTTGCACGGAAAAACATCTCAGGGCTTAGTGTTCCTTCCAGTTCACTTAAATTTCTTTCGCACATATATTTGCACAGTGATCTATCTAATAAATACACCACTTTATTTTCAGTATAAAAGAGCACTATATCTTCCACTTTAAGTACTATATGCTCGGATCCTCTTTTTATGAGGATCCTGC
Coding sequences within it:
- a CDS encoding OmpA family protein; the encoded protein is MKKLYVISILLLCIQSLKAQLSTDTSEGLIQQKDNVITSSTVLKIENIGMKINSEYPELRPTVSADGNLLFFIRENNPANNSYNEVPNSQDIWFSERDSFGIWSKAVHLGYPLNTTAYNAVYWVSPDNNRLLLRNAFRDGAYLGRGVSMTHLQKDGYWSPPNMLMIRNYEKYDRGRQAGATMAHDGQTLLLYMSTQPGSALNDIFVCFLNADGTWTEPKSLGKQINLPNYNELAPYLAADGVTLYFSSDRPGGLGDNDIWMTKRLDKSWTKWSEPVNLGSPINTEDWDAFFTLDAGGEYAYLTTTLGAYGESDIVRVKLMEKERPKPVALVTGRFYNAKTKQPIMASLVYETLDSTGTNTKVITSDEDGSYKIVLPSDKSYSIRATADHFFAISENLNLDSLSQTGYKEINKDIYLAPIEIGQVVRLNNVFFDFDKYNLRPESYTELDRVVKLLTENPAIEIELSAHTDSKGSDDYNITLSTNRAKSVTDYIISKGIAASRITSQGYGETRPVATNETDEGRQLNRRVEFKIVKD
- a CDS encoding LytR/AlgR family response regulator transcription factor, with the protein product MASRNHATCRILIKRGSEHIVLKVEDIVLFYTENKVVYLLDRSLCKYMCERNLSELEGTLSPEMFFRANRKYILNINFVKSYKAFEKVKLVIEFLLPGIEHQVIISQETAPYFKKWISDF